One window from the genome of Gemmatimonadota bacterium encodes:
- a CDS encoding sigma-70 family RNA polymerase sigma factor, with protein MKPVRRDKAPRAVTGLRYEGKAAPGYPVCTSMHTGVYHLPPRSVQKESCDVLVARGWSSGLFQCHCNQRQLPAPVLEPSGSRKILRPQGRGCGIPVTGYLEPGIQTVPDVPVALDRPFDLKRFHWKGSFFETMNKQPGRPGDIHLIHACLEGRSDAQSLLYKSFFMSDKPVHFWVYKKAYWIPAGEKEDILNDIFIAVLQSLPKFEFRSALSTYVIRIAKIKCLDAMPSRMGVARGRGIKFVDIDWFASNTESGLQIVDSNPNNGPGRLFKKLEEEEQIYLLHTALKYYTGPRCRTVLKMYVRELKGELTREDIAELMGVSVQRMGQMIYDCMYRLRRKMQSRFRDYEHFTRCVCEGTRRRRRQRKE; from the coding sequence ATGAAACCGGTCCGCCGCGACAAGGCGCCACGGGCTGTCACCGGTTTGCGATACGAAGGAAAAGCAGCACCTGGGTATCCGGTCTGCACTTCGATGCATACAGGCGTGTACCATCTACCGCCTCGATCAGTACAGAAAGAAAGCTGTGATGTCCTCGTCGCCCGTGGATGGAGCAGCGGTCTATTTCAGTGCCACTGTAATCAGCGTCAGTTGCCGGCACCCGTCCTTGAACCGTCGGGATCACGAAAGATCCTACGGCCGCAGGGACGGGGTTGTGGAATACCCGTAACCGGATACCTCGAACCGGGTATTCAAACGGTGCCGGATGTACCCGTCGCGCTTGATCGGCCCTTCGATCTAAAGCGCTTTCATTGGAAAGGCAGTTTCTTTGAGACCATGAATAAGCAACCAGGCAGGCCAGGAGACATCCATCTGATACACGCATGCCTCGAAGGTCGATCGGATGCGCAGAGTCTACTCTACAAATCGTTTTTCATGTCGGACAAGCCCGTTCACTTCTGGGTTTACAAGAAAGCGTACTGGATACCGGCGGGTGAAAAGGAAGACATCCTCAATGACATATTCATCGCGGTCTTGCAGAGTCTTCCCAAGTTCGAGTTCCGCAGCGCATTGAGCACCTATGTGATCCGCATCGCCAAGATCAAGTGTCTGGACGCCATGCCTTCGCGGATGGGGGTCGCAAGGGGGAGGGGGATCAAGTTCGTCGATATCGACTGGTTTGCGTCGAACACCGAGTCGGGGCTGCAGATCGTAGACTCCAATCCGAACAACGGTCCCGGCCGGTTATTCAAGAAGCTGGAAGAAGAAGAACAGATCTACCTGCTGCATACCGCCCTCAAATACTATACGGGCCCGCGATGCCGGACCGTCCTGAAAATGTACGTCAGGGAACTGAAAGGCGAACTGACCAGGGAGGACATTGCCGAATTGATGGGGGTGTCCGTACAACGCATGGGACAGATGATCTACGACTGCATGTATCGCCTCAGACGCAAAATGCAAAGCAGGTTTCGTGATTACGAACACTTTACCAGGTGCGTGTGTGAAGGCACCAGGCGTCGTAGACGCCAAAGGAAGGAGTAG
- a CDS encoding citrate synthase, translated as MPDTLTVIDNRTGKKYEIPIQYGTYPRYGAAIPTTDFRQIKVSEDDFGLLGYDPAFTNTASCRSSITHIDGEKGILRYRGYPIEDLAVNSSFLEVAFLIVHGMLPTRTELDEWSYDITHHAIVHENIKKFMDGFRYDAHPMGILISTVAALSTFYPEAKRIRDVAIRNEQIHRLIAKIPTIAAFAYRHSQGFPYTYPDNGLGYCGNFLSMMYKMTEKYTPDPVLEKALDVVFILHVDHEQNCSANAMRSVGSSLPDPYVSVAAAAAGLYGPLHGGANEQVLHMLQEIGHISRVPAYIKKVKQGDIRLMGFGHRVYKNYDPRAKILKEMTHRVLGVTERNTLLDVAVELERIALEDDYFVNRQLYPNVDFYSGLIYQAMGFPLEMFPVLFAIPRTVGWLAQWAEMLDDPEQKIARPRQIYTGDDVCQYVPIEDR; from the coding sequence ATGCCCGATACGTTGACGGTCATCGACAACCGGACCGGCAAGAAATACGAGATCCCGATCCAGTACGGGACCTATCCCAGGTACGGCGCCGCGATCCCCACCACGGACTTTCGACAGATCAAGGTGTCCGAAGACGACTTCGGGTTGCTGGGTTACGACCCGGCATTCACCAACACCGCCTCCTGCCGGAGCAGCATAACCCACATCGACGGGGAAAAGGGCATCCTGCGTTACCGGGGCTACCCCATCGAGGACCTGGCGGTCAACAGTTCCTTTCTCGAAGTCGCCTTCCTGATCGTCCACGGCATGCTGCCGACCCGGACCGAGCTGGACGAATGGTCTTACGACATCACCCATCACGCGATCGTCCATGAGAATATCAAGAAGTTCATGGACGGATTCCGTTACGACGCCCATCCAATGGGGATCCTGATCAGCACGGTCGCCGCGCTTTCCACCTTCTACCCGGAAGCGAAGCGGATCCGCGACGTGGCCATCCGCAACGAACAGATCCACCGGCTCATCGCCAAGATTCCGACCATCGCCGCCTTCGCGTACCGGCACAGCCAGGGCTTTCCCTACACCTATCCGGACAACGGCCTGGGATACTGCGGAAACTTCCTGTCCATGATGTACAAGATGACGGAAAAGTACACCCCCGATCCCGTGCTGGAAAAAGCCCTGGACGTGGTGTTTATCCTGCACGTGGACCACGAGCAGAACTGCAGCGCCAACGCGATGCGGAGCGTAGGCAGTTCGCTGCCCGATCCCTATGTGTCCGTGGCCGCCGCCGCCGCCGGTCTGTACGGTCCGCTGCACGGCGGCGCGAACGAGCAGGTGCTGCACATGCTGCAGGAAATCGGCCACATCAGCCGCGTGCCCGCTTACATCAAGAAGGTCAAGCAGGGAGATATCCGGCTCATGGGGTTCGGCCACCGGGTGTACAAGAACTACGATCCCCGGGCCAAGATCCTCAAGGAGATGACCCACCGGGTACTGGGCGTGACCGAGAGGAACACGCTGCTGGACGTCGCCGTGGAACTCGAGCGGATCGCTCTCGAAGACGATTACTTCGTCAACCGGCAACTCTATCCGAACGTCGACTTCTATTCGGGCCTCATCTACCAGGCCATGGGTTTTCCGCTCGAGATGTTCCCGGTGCTCTTCGCCATTCCCCGCACTGTGGGCTGGCTGGCCCAGTGGGCGGAGATGCTGGACGACCCGGAACAGAAAATCGCCCGCCCCCGCCAGATCTATACCGGCGACGACGTCTGTCAGTACGTTCCGATCGAAGACCGATAG
- a CDS encoding DUF2236 domain-containing protein, with product MLQVPTSYASGYEKARSLNPEFADNFIRHTMIGDGDLDPVMDELSGMPPGEMHQYIHAGLHQEEDWLKKAPESLQRYFREVDSKVPEWVEFEDFRPAVIGFHKNMPEILVAFVTAALLEGFTTLISKSFYLTGRVHSPSATRRFKQNNRHLLEIFLPGGLRREGDGYRLSARIRFVHAMVRRLLKDSDIWDTEAWGTPLSAAHIALAVSIFSAQILKHSISLGAIYTQEERESFVKVFRYTGFIMGVPESILMKNEDEARLTINIGFMCEPPPDEHSIANANALIHAGPALLNITDPDEVAAALKTLYNISRALLGHELADALHYPKSSTLGVLFAHRLKNRISRVKNLLLKTRGRQTKLDNFSQMLQLSAYDDIGMSYRLPDNVKASESSKW from the coding sequence TTGCTTCAAGTCCCAACGTCTTACGCCAGTGGATATGAGAAGGCGCGGTCCCTGAACCCGGAATTCGCCGACAACTTCATCAGGCACACCATGATCGGCGACGGAGATCTGGATCCGGTGATGGATGAACTTTCCGGTATGCCGCCTGGCGAGATGCACCAGTACATCCATGCCGGGCTGCACCAGGAGGAGGACTGGTTAAAAAAAGCGCCTGAATCCCTGCAGCGTTACTTCCGGGAGGTCGATTCGAAGGTCCCCGAATGGGTTGAATTCGAAGACTTCCGCCCCGCCGTGATCGGATTCCACAAGAACATGCCGGAAATCCTGGTCGCGTTCGTGACCGCGGCCCTGCTGGAAGGATTCACGACGCTCATAAGCAAGTCCTTCTACCTGACCGGGCGGGTTCATTCGCCCAGCGCAACCCGCCGTTTCAAGCAGAATAACCGCCACCTGCTGGAAATCTTCCTGCCCGGCGGTCTCCGTCGGGAAGGGGACGGCTACCGGCTTTCCGCCCGTATCCGTTTCGTGCATGCCATGGTACGCCGTCTGCTGAAAGACTCCGACATATGGGACACCGAGGCCTGGGGCACGCCCTTGAGTGCGGCCCATATAGCCCTTGCGGTCAGTATTTTTTCGGCACAGATCCTGAAGCATTCCATCTCGCTGGGCGCCATCTACACCCAGGAGGAAAGGGAGAGTTTCGTTAAGGTCTTTCGGTACACCGGCTTCATCATGGGCGTCCCGGAGAGCATCCTCATGAAGAACGAGGACGAAGCCCGGCTGACCATCAATATCGGATTCATGTGCGAACCCCCTCCTGACGAGCACTCCATCGCGAACGCGAACGCACTGATCCATGCCGGGCCGGCGCTGCTGAATATCACGGATCCCGACGAAGTGGCCGCCGCCCTTAAGACATTATACAATATCTCCCGTGCCCTGCTGGGACACGAACTGGCCGACGCCCTGCATTACCCGAAGAGCAGTACCCTGGGCGTGCTGTTCGCCCATCGCTTGAAAAACCGCATCAGTCGTGTGAAGAACCTGTTGTTGAAAACGAGAGGCCGGCAGACGAAACTGGACAATTTCTCGCAGATGCTTCAGCTTTCGGCCTACGACGATATCGGCATGAGCTACCGGCTTCCCGACAATGTAAAAGCGTCTGAATCCAGCAAATGGTAG
- the ispG gene encoding (E)-4-hydroxy-3-methylbut-2-enyl-diphosphate synthase, with product MEMTYPRRQTREVRVGNITVGGAHPIAVQSMITENTRDVTACVDSIVRLHELGCEIVRVTTPTLADAHSLREIKHTLDLRGVDVPLVADVHHQGTRIAEEVARSVDKVRINPGLFVFQRLADTIEYTQEEFEAARRKVEEDLAPVIEVCRERDIAMRIGVNHGSLSDRMTVTYGDTPLGMVESALEFIRVCEARNYRNLIVSLKASRVPVMIQANRLMASRMDEEGMDYPLHLGVTEAGDGEYARIKSTSGIGTLLAEGLGDTIRVSLAEDPANEIPVCYDILQSLGLRRTKVEFIACPSCGRTKFNLENVLAEVKAATDHLAGLDIAVMGCIVNGPGEMADADYGYVGRANGIISLYRGRECVKMSVPQEQGVHELVDLIKSDGRWVDP from the coding sequence ATGGAGATGACTTATCCGCGGCGACAGACGCGTGAAGTACGCGTAGGAAACATCACGGTCGGCGGCGCGCATCCGATTGCCGTGCAATCGATGATCACGGAGAATACGCGGGACGTGACCGCGTGTGTGGATTCGATCGTCCGATTGCACGAACTCGGTTGTGAAATCGTGCGGGTGACCACGCCTACGCTGGCGGATGCCCACAGCCTGCGTGAAATCAAGCATACCCTCGACCTGAGGGGCGTGGACGTGCCACTGGTCGCCGATGTCCATCACCAGGGCACCCGGATAGCCGAGGAAGTCGCCCGGTCCGTCGACAAGGTGCGTATCAACCCCGGCCTGTTCGTGTTCCAGCGACTGGCCGATACCATCGAGTATACGCAGGAAGAATTCGAAGCGGCAAGGCGGAAGGTGGAGGAAGACCTGGCGCCGGTAATCGAGGTCTGCCGGGAACGGGACATCGCCATGCGCATCGGCGTGAACCACGGGTCCCTGTCGGACCGCATGACGGTGACCTACGGAGACACGCCGCTCGGCATGGTGGAGTCCGCGCTGGAATTCATCCGGGTCTGCGAGGCGCGGAACTACCGCAACCTGATAGTTTCCCTCAAAGCGTCCCGCGTGCCCGTCATGATCCAGGCCAACCGGCTCATGGCAAGCCGTATGGACGAAGAAGGCATGGATTATCCGCTGCACCTGGGCGTCACCGAGGCCGGTGACGGCGAGTACGCCAGGATCAAGTCCACATCGGGCATCGGCACGTTGCTGGCCGAAGGGCTCGGTGACACCATCCGCGTATCACTCGCCGAGGATCCGGCCAACGAAATCCCGGTCTGTTACGATATCCTCCAATCGCTGGGCTTGCGCCGCACCAAGGTCGAGTTCATCGCATGTCCTTCCTGTGGGCGCACCAAGTTCAACCTGGAAAACGTGCTGGCGGAAGTCAAGGCGGCCACCGACCACCTCGCTGGCCTCGATATCGCCGTCATGGGATGCATCGTCAACGGTCCCGGAGAGATGGCCGATGCCGATTACGGCTACGTCGGTCGCGCCAACGGGATCATCTCGCTCTACCGTGGGCGGGAATGCGTCAAGATGAGCGTTCCGCAGGAACAGGGCGTCCACGAACTGGTCGACCTGATCAAATCGGACGGCCGCTGGGTAGACCCTTAG
- a CDS encoding outer membrane lipoprotein-sorting protein — protein MPSQEAWAGGPGGPASPADPGSPGGPPDPTEEKGLQIARDARSQDEGFGNFSAGMTMVLRNKKGQESVREVRVKVLEAEDDGNKSLFVFDQPRDARGTALLIHGHKDRPDDQWLYLPALKRVKRISSSNRSGSFMGSEFTYEDMTVQEVEKYTYRYLRDEPCGDGLDCVVTERIPVEKGSVYRRQLVWRDKSALRVWKVEYYDRKDAHLKTLTVGEYRQYLDRYWRAGSMAMVNHLTGKSTDLVWTDYEFGTDIDDRDFTRTGLRRVR, from the coding sequence ATGCCGTCCCAGGAGGCATGGGCAGGCGGTCCAGGCGGTCCAGCCAGTCCAGCCGATCCAGGCAGTCCAGGCGGACCGCCCGATCCGACGGAAGAAAAAGGGCTCCAGATCGCCCGTGACGCCCGGAGCCAGGACGAGGGTTTCGGCAATTTCTCGGCCGGCATGACCATGGTCCTGCGCAACAAGAAGGGGCAGGAGAGCGTCCGCGAAGTGCGCGTGAAGGTGCTCGAGGCGGAAGACGACGGCAACAAGAGTCTCTTCGTGTTCGACCAACCGCGCGATGCCCGGGGCACCGCGCTGCTCATACACGGCCACAAGGACCGGCCGGACGACCAATGGCTCTACCTGCCTGCCCTGAAGCGCGTCAAGCGCATCAGTTCGTCCAACCGTTCGGGTTCCTTCATGGGAAGCGAGTTTACCTACGAGGACATGACGGTCCAGGAAGTGGAGAAATACACCTACCGGTACCTGCGCGACGAACCCTGCGGAGACGGCCTGGACTGCGTGGTCACCGAGCGTATCCCGGTGGAGAAGGGATCGGTCTACCGCCGCCAGCTCGTCTGGCGCGACAAGTCGGCGCTCCGAGTCTGGAAAGTGGAGTACTACGACCGCAAGGACGCCCATCTGAAAACGCTTACCGTGGGTGAGTACCGGCAGTATCTCGACCGTTACTGGCGGGCCGGCAGCATGGCCATGGTGAACCATCTGACGGGCAAGAGCACCGACCTGGTCTGGACGGATTACGAGTTCGGGACCGACATCGACGACCGCGACTTCACCCGTACCGGACTGAGGCGGGTGCGGTGA
- a CDS encoding MMPL family transporter, translated as MHLDNYIDAILRHRWLVISLTLLFMLAMAAGGRNITVSNEHRVMFGENNPQLAAFDALEDIYSVSNTALIAIAPRDGSVFTREVLGVVEDLTETAWFAPYSTRVNSLTNYFHSEAMEDDLIVGPLVEDASSLSEAGLDRVRTIALGSREVVGRLVSPDGRVAGLAVNFVLGDNPDLAVIELTDYLDGMLDDARAANGEVDFYLTGDVVMNRAFADATRDDLETLLPIVFFLIVITSTLLMKSFLGTGIIVVMIGFVISTTMGLAGWFHTVFSPVNSGVPIIVMAISVAQAVHIITHTLSGIRRGEDRNAAVAQSIKTNAYPVFLASITTAIGFLSLNFSDSPPFHILGNFVAFGVIITFFYAMTLLPALLSVLPLRARAGSFRQPVFFDRLGDFVVSRRKPLLWFVGILTVVLITGVPRNVLTDSWPDYFDERYEFRRDTDFVMDNLTGLLSMEYTLAAEEEGGITDPEYLRQVEAFAEWNRSQPEVGHVQAFTDIMKRLNKNMNGDDPAFFRIPDAQDLASQYLLLYELSLPFGSDLNDRIDVSKSATRMTVVIRGRSSQDLQDLAGRGENWLRENAPALATEATGLSVVFAHISQRNIESMLRGTVTAMALISVILVLVFNSFRFGFISLLPNFVPAAMSFGLWGHLVGEVGIASSVVIVVAFGIVVDDTIHFLSRYLRARNEEGLSAEEAVRVTFRSVGKALWTTTLVLSAGFLAFAGSGFQVSWALGLLVTITIGFAIIADFLLLPPLLMALDRRKS; from the coding sequence TTGCACCTGGATAACTACATCGACGCAATCCTGCGTCATCGCTGGCTTGTTATTTCGCTTACCTTGCTGTTCATGCTCGCCATGGCGGCCGGCGGCAGGAATATCACCGTCTCCAACGAGCATCGCGTCATGTTCGGCGAGAACAACCCCCAACTCGCCGCCTTCGATGCGCTGGAAGACATCTACTCCGTTTCGAACACCGCCCTGATCGCCATCGCACCCCGGGACGGTTCCGTCTTCACCCGCGAAGTGCTCGGCGTCGTTGAAGACCTCACCGAAACCGCCTGGTTCGCTCCGTACTCGACGCGGGTGAATTCCCTTACGAACTACTTTCACAGCGAAGCGATGGAAGACGACCTCATCGTGGGGCCGCTCGTCGAAGACGCCTCGTCGCTGAGCGAGGCAGGCCTGGATCGCGTCCGGACGATCGCGCTGGGTTCCCGGGAAGTGGTCGGACGGCTCGTTTCTCCTGACGGGCGCGTGGCCGGCCTGGCGGTAAATTTCGTGCTGGGCGACAACCCGGATCTCGCGGTGATCGAGCTGACCGACTACCTGGACGGCATGCTGGACGATGCGAGGGCGGCGAACGGGGAGGTGGACTTCTACCTGACGGGCGACGTGGTCATGAACCGGGCCTTCGCCGATGCCACCCGAGACGACCTGGAAACTCTGCTGCCCATCGTCTTCTTCCTCATCGTGATCACCTCGACCCTGCTCATGAAGTCCTTTCTGGGAACGGGTATCATCGTCGTCATGATCGGTTTCGTGATCTCGACGACCATGGGGCTTGCCGGCTGGTTCCACACCGTATTCAGCCCGGTGAATTCAGGAGTGCCCATTATCGTCATGGCGATTTCCGTCGCCCAGGCGGTCCACATCATCACCCACACCCTCTCGGGAATACGACGGGGGGAGGACCGTAACGCGGCGGTCGCGCAATCCATAAAGACGAACGCCTACCCGGTATTCCTGGCCTCGATCACCACCGCGATCGGGTTCCTCAGCCTGAACTTCTCGGATTCGCCGCCGTTTCACATTCTCGGCAACTTCGTGGCTTTCGGGGTGATCATCACGTTCTTCTACGCCATGACGCTCCTGCCCGCGCTGCTTTCGGTCCTTCCGTTGCGGGCCCGTGCCGGCAGTTTCCGGCAACCCGTCTTCTTCGATCGCCTGGGCGATTTCGTCGTTTCGCGTCGAAAGCCGCTGCTCTGGTTCGTCGGGATTCTAACGGTCGTCCTGATCACCGGCGTGCCCAGGAACGTACTGACCGACAGCTGGCCGGATTACTTCGATGAACGCTACGAGTTCCGGCGGGATACGGATTTCGTCATGGACAACCTGACCGGATTGCTGTCCATGGAGTATACGCTGGCCGCGGAGGAAGAGGGCGGGATCACCGATCCGGAATACCTGCGGCAGGTGGAGGCTTTCGCGGAATGGAACCGCAGTCAGCCCGAAGTGGGCCACGTGCAGGCCTTCACGGATATCATGAAACGGTTGAACAAGAACATGAACGGCGACGATCCGGCCTTCTTCCGGATCCCCGATGCCCAGGATCTCGCATCGCAGTACCTGCTCCTCTACGAATTGTCACTGCCCTTCGGCAGCGATCTGAACGACCGGATCGATGTGTCCAAGTCCGCGACGCGCATGACGGTTGTGATCCGTGGCCGGTCGAGCCAGGATCTGCAGGACCTGGCCGGCCGGGGCGAAAACTGGCTGCGCGAGAACGCACCCGCGCTCGCGACCGAAGCCACCGGGCTGAGCGTGGTCTTCGCCCACATCTCGCAACGCAACATCGAGTCGATGCTGCGCGGAACGGTGACCGCCATGGCGCTCATCTCGGTCATCCTCGTCCTGGTCTTCAACAGTTTTCGCTTCGGCTTCATCAGCCTGTTGCCGAATTTCGTCCCCGCGGCCATGAGTTTCGGGCTCTGGGGGCACCTGGTCGGCGAAGTGGGCATCGCCTCGTCGGTGGTCATCGTCGTCGCCTTCGGCATCGTCGTGGACGATACGATCCACTTTCTCAGCAGGTACCTTCGGGCGCGCAATGAGGAGGGCCTTTCGGCGGAAGAAGCGGTGCGCGTTACCTTCCGGTCGGTGGGCAAGGCGTTGTGGACCACGACGTTGGTCCTTTCCGCGGGGTTCCTGGCCTTCGCGGGTTCCGGTTTCCAGGTGTCGTGGGCGCTCGGGCTGCTGGTCACCATCACCATCGGCTTCGCGATCATTGCCGATTTCCTGCTGCTTCCTCCCCTGCTTATGGCGCTTGACAGGAGAAAATCATGA
- a CDS encoding acyl-CoA carboxylase subunit beta, whose amino-acid sequence MPEKMKHLDALRKQAAEGGGQRRIDRQHEAGKWTARERVAFLLDEGSFEEIGAFVTHDCQDFGMEGTEVLGDGVITGYGTIDGRSVYVVSEDFTVFGGSLGQAYGEKICKVMDLAMKNGAPVISLKDSGGARIQEGVVSLAGYADIFLRNVMASGVIPQISVIMGPCAGGAVYSPAMTDFVFMVEDTSYMFITGPDVIRAVTHEEVTFDELGGAHVHNSVTGVAHFSAPDEPSCLSMVKELLAFLPSNNMEDPLRTASTDDPDRMDEELARIVPDDANKPYDIKDVIHRVVDHGDFFEVHGEFADNIVVGFARFNGRTAGIVANQPASLAGVLDIDASVKGARFVRFCDAFNIPLVVFEDVPGFLPGVSQEHGGIIKEGAKLLYAFCESTVPRLTVVTRKAYGGAYCVMNSKQIRADINYAWPSAQFAVMGPEASVNVLYRRELAEADDPDALREELTAEFREKFDSPYVAAKIGYIDEVIQPQETRPRIIAALEMLKNKRDANPPKKHGNIPL is encoded by the coding sequence ATGCCCGAAAAGATGAAACACCTGGACGCGCTGCGAAAACAGGCGGCCGAAGGCGGCGGGCAGCGCCGTATCGACCGGCAGCACGAGGCCGGGAAATGGACCGCCAGGGAACGGGTGGCCTTTCTCCTGGACGAGGGCAGTTTCGAGGAGATCGGCGCCTTCGTGACCCACGACTGCCAGGATTTCGGCATGGAAGGCACGGAAGTGCTCGGCGACGGCGTGATTACGGGCTACGGCACCATCGACGGCCGCAGCGTCTACGTCGTGTCGGAGGACTTCACCGTATTCGGCGGTTCGCTGGGCCAGGCCTACGGAGAGAAGATCTGCAAGGTCATGGACCTCGCCATGAAGAACGGTGCGCCGGTCATCAGCCTGAAGGACTCCGGCGGCGCCCGTATCCAGGAAGGGGTGGTCAGCCTCGCGGGCTACGCCGACATCTTCCTGCGCAACGTCATGGCTTCCGGCGTGATCCCGCAGATTTCGGTGATCATGGGACCCTGCGCCGGCGGCGCGGTCTACTCTCCGGCCATGACCGACTTCGTATTCATGGTGGAGGATACCAGCTACATGTTCATCACCGGACCGGACGTGATCCGCGCGGTGACCCACGAAGAGGTGACCTTCGACGAACTGGGCGGCGCGCACGTCCATAACTCAGTGACCGGCGTGGCCCATTTTTCGGCGCCGGACGAACCCTCGTGCCTTTCCATGGTGAAGGAGCTCCTGGCGTTCCTGCCGTCGAACAACATGGAAGACCCACTGAGGACAGCGTCCACGGACGACCCGGACCGGATGGACGAGGAACTTGCTCGCATCGTGCCGGACGACGCCAACAAACCCTACGACATCAAGGACGTTATCCACCGGGTGGTGGACCACGGCGACTTCTTCGAAGTGCATGGCGAGTTCGCCGACAATATCGTCGTGGGGTTCGCCCGGTTCAACGGCCGTACAGCCGGGATCGTCGCCAACCAGCCCGCTTCGCTCGCCGGCGTGCTGGACATCGACGCGTCCGTGAAGGGTGCGCGGTTCGTGCGCTTCTGCGACGCCTTCAACATCCCCCTGGTGGTCTTCGAGGACGTGCCCGGGTTTCTGCCCGGCGTAAGCCAGGAGCACGGCGGCATCATCAAGGAAGGCGCCAAGCTGCTCTACGCCTTCTGTGAAAGCACGGTGCCCCGGCTGACCGTGGTCACGCGCAAGGCCTACGGCGGCGCCTACTGCGTGATGAACAGCAAGCAGATACGCGCCGACATCAACTACGCCTGGCCGTCCGCGCAGTTCGCGGTCATGGGTCCGGAAGCCTCGGTGAATGTGCTCTACCGCCGGGAACTGGCCGAGGCGGATGACCCCGACGCCCTGCGCGAGGAACTGACCGCCGAGTTCCGGGAGAAGTTCGACAGTCCCTACGTCGCTGCGAAAATCGGGTATATCGATGAAGTGATCCAGCCCCAGGAGACCCGTCCACGTATCATTGCCGCGCTGGAGATGCTGAAGAACAAGCGTGACGCGAATCCTCCCAAGAAACACGGGAACATCCCGCTGTAA